One segment of Leptodactylus fuscus isolate aLepFus1 chromosome 7, aLepFus1.hap2, whole genome shotgun sequence DNA contains the following:
- the LOC142213378 gene encoding embryonic protein UVS.2-like, with protein MAEKISLLLLLCVAGPVTSVPLSPPLQISIPGLDEYENTLNMNKKMSTSDPANPTAVYHDDMLINPGRSATTCTDCLWPKSTDGTVNVPYVVFSNYSSWQLSLFNNSMQEFETLTCVRFVPRTTENDYLNILDTEGCVANVGRVGGGQRVGLDGGCMYRGIIQHELNHALGFYHEHMRSDRDDYVTIIYKNIPSDSVYNFAKLDTNNLGLEYDYGSVMHYDPWAFSNTSGQPTIVTIPIPNIPIGQRNGLSVLDVSKINKLYQCDICANLLNDDNGTLTSANYPSSYPHNTNCVWLIRTPSNQISLNFTAFDIQSSPNCASDYIRIYDGPTKNYPLILDRTCGSGLIPPIISSTSQLLVEFSSDDSVAGVGFKALYSSVQCGGTFYTPQRNITSPGYPVRYYPNMRCIYTITAPVGRRIYLTVSDFQVESFTFCAVDYLKILDGTKRLAPQCGETKINPYTSSGNTLQLLFVSDSRNELRGFQASYKFSEYFSSFFI; from the exons ATTTCCATTCCAGGATTAGATGAATATG aaaatacattaaatatgAATAAGAAAATGTCAACATCTGACCCAG CAAATCCCACGGCCGTATATCATGATGACATGCTGATAAATCCCGGACGCAGTGCTACAACCTGTACAGATTGCTTGTGGCCCAAATCTACAGATGGGACGGTCAATGTGCCCTATGTAGTTTTCTCTAATTATA GTTCTTGGCAACTCAGCTTGTTTAACAATTCAATGCAAGAATTTGAGACTCTTACATGTGTGAGGTTTGTACCCCGGACAACGGAGAACGACTACCTCAACATTTTGGATACAGAAGG GTGTGTAGCGAATGTGGGACGAGTCGGTGGAGGTCAAAGAGTTGGATTGGACGGTGGTTGCATGTACAGAGGAATTATACAACATGAGCTAAACCATGCCCTGGGCTTCTACCATGAACATATGAGGAGTGACCGTGATGACTATGTCACCATCATTTACAAGAACATACCAtcag atTCTGTTTACAATTTTGCCAAACTGGACACTAATAACCTTGGTCTGGAGTATGACTATGGATCGGTGATGCATTATGACCC GTGGGCATTCTCTAACACATCAGGACAACCCACTATTGTGACCATCCCCATCCCAAACATACCAATAGGACAAAGAAATGGACTCAGTGTTCTAGATGTTTCTAAAATCAACAAATTGTATCAATGTG ACATCTGTGCTAATTTACTGAATGATGACAATGGGACTCTGACCTCAGCCAACTACCCATCATCCTACCCACATAATACCAACTGTGTATGGCTGATCAGGACGCCATCAAACCAG atttccttGAACTTTACTGCCTTTGATATCCAGTCATCTCCCAATTGTGCATCTGACTATATTAGGATTTATGATGGTCCCACTAAGAACTATCCCCTGATTTTGGACAGAACTTGTGGGTCCGGACTGATCCCTCCGATTATTTCTTCTACTAGCCAACTACTGGTGGAGTTTTCTAGTGATGACAGTGTTGCTGGGGTCGGCTTCAAAGCTTTATACAGCTCAG tgCAATGTGGAGGAACCTTCTATACACCACAGAGAAACATTACTTCACCTGGATACCCCGTACGCTATTACCCAAACATGAGATGTATCTACACAATCACGGCTCCTGTTGGACGCCGG ATTTACCTGACCGTCAGTGATTTCCAGGTGGAGTCTTTTACTTTCTGTGCAGTTGACTATTTAAAGATCCTGGATGGGACCAAGAGACTGGCCCCCCAATGTGGTGAAACTAAGATAAATCCCTATACCTCTTCTGGGAACACCTTGCAACTGTTATTTGTTAGTGACAGCCGAAATGAGCTCCGAGGCTTCCAGGCATCATATAAATTTAGTGAGTATTTCAGTAGCTTCTTTATATAA
- the LOC142213380 gene encoding embryonic protein UVS.2-like, translated as MAIHDDDMLIDPGRSATTCTRCLWPKSTDGTVNVPYVFFSNYSSWQISLFNNSIQEFETLTCVRFVPWTTENDYLKIMSSQGCISNVGRVGGGQRVGLDGGCMYRGIIQHELNHALGFYHEHMRSDRDDYITVIYKNIPKGSAYNFAKLDTNNLGLEYDYGSVMHYDPWAFSNTSGQPTIVTIPIPNIPIGQRNGLSVLDVSKINKLYQCDICANLLNEDNGTLTSANYPSSYPHNTNCVWLIRRPSNQVSLNFTAFDVQSSPNCTSDYIRIYDGPTKNHPLILDRTCGSGLIPPIISSTSQLLVEFSSDDSVAGVGFKALYSSVQCGGTFYTPQRTITSPGYPVRYYPKLRCIYTITAPVGRRIYLTVSDFQVEYFIYCAFDYLKILDGTKRLAPNCGEMKIGPYTSSGNTLQLLFVSDSRNELRGFQASYKFSEYYSRFFT; from the exons ATGGCCATACACGATGATGACATGCTGATAGATCCCGGACGCAGTGCTACAACTTGCACACGTTGCTTGTGGCCCAAATCCACAGATGGGACGGTCAATGTGCCCTACGTATTTTTCTCTAATTATA GTTCTTGGCAAATCAGCTTGTTTAACAATTCTATCCAAGAATTTGAGACCCTTACATGTGTTAGGTTTGTACCCTGGACAACGGAGAACGACTACCTCAAAATTATGTCTTCACAAGG GTGTATATCAAATGTGGGACGAGTCGGTGGAGGTCAAAGAGTTGGATTGGACGGTGGTTGTATGTACAGAGGAATTATACAACATGAGCTAAACCATGCCCTGGGGTTCTACCATGAACATATGAGGAGTGACCGTGATGACTATATCACCGTCATTTACAAGAACATACCAAAAG GTTCTGCTTACAATTTTGCCAAACTGGACACCAATAACCTTGGTCTGGAGTATGACTATGGATCGGTGATGCATTATGACCC GTGGGCATTCTCTAACACATCAGGACAACCCACTATTGTGACCATCCCCATCCCAAACATACCAATAGGACAAAGAAATGGACTCAGTGTTCTAGATGTTTCTAAAATCAACAAATTGTATCAATGTG ACATCTGTGCTAATTTACTGAATGAAGACAATGGGACTCTGACCTCAGCCAACTACCCATCATCCTACCCACATAATACCAACTGTGTATGGCTGATCAGGAGGCCATCAAACCAG GTTTCCTTGAACTTTACTGCCTTTGATGTCCAGTCATCACCCAATTGCACATCTGACTATATTAGGATTTATGATGGTCCCACTAAGAACCATCCCCTGATTTTGGACAGAACTTGTGGGTCCGGACTGATCCCTCCGATTATTTCTTCTACTAGCCAACTACTGGTGGAGTTTTCCAGTGATGACAGTGTTGCTGGGGTCGGCTTCAAAGCTTTATACAGCTCAG TGCAATGTGGAGGAACCTTCTATACACCACAGAGAACCATTACTTCACCTGGATACCCCGTACGCTATTACCCCAAACTGAGATGTATCTACACAATCACGGCCCCTGTTGGACGCCGA ATTTACCTGACCGTCAGTGATTTCCAGGTGGAGTATTTTATTTACTGTGCATTTGATTATCTAAAGATCCTGGATGGGACTAAAAGGCTGGCCCCAAATTGTGGGGAAATGAAAATAGGTCCCTACACCTCTTCTGGGAACACCTTGCAGCTGTTATTTGTTAGTGACAGCCGAAATGAGCTCCGAGGCTTCCAGGCGTCATATAAATTTAGTGAGTATTACAGTCGCTTCTTTACATAA
- the LOC142213379 gene encoding embryonic protein UVS.2-like produces the protein MATSDPANPTAVYHDDMLINPGRSATTCTDCLWPKSTDGTVNVPYVVFSNYSSWQLSLFNNSMQEFETLTCVRFVPRTTENDYLNILDTEGCVANVGRVGGGQRVGLDGGCMYRGIIQHELNHALGFYHEHMRSDRDDYVTIMYQYISSDYVLNFAKLDTNNLGLEYDYGSVMHYDPWAFSNTSGQPTIVTIPIANIPIGQRDGLSVLDVSKINKLYQCDLCANLLNEDNGTLTSANYPSPYPHNTNCVWLIRMPSNQISLNFTAFDIQSSPNCTSDYIRIYDGPTKNYPLILDRTCGSGLIPPIISSTSQLLVEFSSDDSDAGVGFKAVYSSVQCGGTFYTPQRNITSPGYPVRYYPNQRCIYTITAPVGRRIYLTVSDFQVESFIYCAFDYLKILDGTKRLAPQCGETRVGPYTSSGNTLQLLFVSDSRNEFRGFQASYKFI, from the exons ATGGCAACATCTGACCCAG CAAATCCCACAGCCGTATATCATGATGACATGCTGATAAATCCCGGACGCAGTGCTACAACCTGTACAGATTGCTTGTGGCCCAAATCTACAGATGGGACGGTCAATGTGCCCTATGTAGTTTTCTCTAATTATA GTTCTTGGCAACTCAGCTTGTTTAACAATTCGATGCAAGAATTTGAGACCCTTACATGTGTAAGGTTTGTACCCCGGACAACGGAGAATGACTACCTCAACATTTTGGATACAGAAGG GTGTGTAGCGAATGTGGGACGAGTCGGTGGAGGTCAAAGAGTTGGATTGGATGGTGGTTGTATGTACAGAGGAATTATACAACATGAGCTAAACCATGCCCTGGGCTTCTACCATGAACATATGAGGAGTGACCGTGATGACTATGTCACCATCATGTACCAGTACATATCATCAG ATTATGTTTTAAATTTTGCCAAACTGGACACCAATAACCTTGGTCTGGAGTATGACTATGGATCGGTGATGCATTATGACCC GTGGGCATTCTCTAACACATCAGGACAACCCACTATTGTGACCATCCCCATCGCAAACATCCCAATTGGACAAAGAGATGGACTCAGTGTTCTAGATGTTTCTAAAATCAACAAATTGTATCAATGTG ACCTCTGTGCTAATTTACTGAATGAAGACAATGGGACTCTGACCTCAGCCAACTACCCATCACCCTACCCACATAATACCAACTGTGTATGGCTGATTAGGATGCCATCAAACCAG aTTTCCTTGAACTTTACTGCCTTTGATATCCAGTCATCTCCCAATTGTACATCTGACTATATTAGGATTTATGATGGTCCTACTAAGAACTATCCCCTGATTTTGGACAGAACTTGTGGGTCCGGACTGATCCCTCCGATTATTTCTTCTACTAGCCAACTACTGGTGGAGTTTTCTAGTGATGACAGTGATGCTGGGGTCGGCTTCAAAGCTGTATACAGCTCAG TGCAATGTGGAGGAACCTTTTATACACCACAGAGAAACATTACTTCACCTGGATACCCCGTACGCTATTACCCAAACCAGAGATGCATCTACACAATCACGGCCCCTGTTGGGCGCCGG ATTTACCTGACCGTCAGTGATTTCCAGGTGGAGTCTTTTATTTACTGTGCATTTGATTATCTAAAGATCCTGGATGGGACCAAGAGACTGGCCCCCCAATGTGGTGAAACTAGAGTAGGTCCCTATACCTCTTCTGGGAACACCTTGCAGCTGTTATTTGTTAGTGACAGCCGAAATGAGTTCCGGGGCTTCCAGGCATCATATAAATTTA TATAA